The following are from one region of the Paenibacillus bovis genome:
- a CDS encoding helix-turn-helix transcriptional regulator, whose protein sequence is MKKEHSSPLGEFIKSRRERLQPDQAGIQPLPGRRRTPGLRREEVAYLANMSVTYYTWLEQGRETRPSPEVLSSISTALQLSTDEHRYLLDLARNGSVDHTDTAEEAPSDTGFLQNIVDQLHYPSFITDEGTDVIAWNRAAELCIADFGSLSQQDRHMSHVIFFDEDYRRRLLNWEEFARYSVAIMRTRFEDYQKHPLYRDRFERLLQDSDVFASLWAKYEIQQKRVKTAYYQLEDGQIMEFDIHYTSVIDNDPGLHWCFFVPVPGSGTEERLLQRLEQDRQQQL, encoded by the coding sequence ATGAAAAAGGAACATTCTTCTCCACTCGGGGAATTCATCAAGTCACGCCGGGAACGATTGCAGCCGGATCAGGCCGGAATTCAGCCGTTGCCCGGACGCCGCCGTACACCCGGACTGCGAAGGGAAGAAGTCGCCTATCTCGCCAATATGAGCGTAACCTACTACACCTGGCTGGAGCAGGGTCGTGAGACTCGCCCGTCTCCCGAAGTATTGAGCAGTATCAGCACCGCGCTGCAGCTAAGTACGGATGAACACCGATATCTGCTCGACCTTGCCCGAAATGGATCGGTTGATCATACCGACACTGCCGAAGAAGCTCCATCGGATACCGGATTTCTGCAAAATATCGTAGACCAGCTGCACTATCCTTCCTTTATTACGGATGAAGGAACAGATGTTATCGCTTGGAACCGCGCAGCGGAGCTATGTATTGCCGATTTTGGCAGCCTTTCGCAGCAAGATCGTCATATGAGCCATGTGATATTTTTCGATGAAGATTATCGCAGACGGCTGCTCAACTGGGAAGAGTTCGCACGTTACAGCGTAGCCATTATGCGCACACGCTTTGAAGATTATCAGAAGCACCCTCTCTATAGGGATCGGTTCGAACGTCTGCTGCAGGATAGCGATGTATTCGCTTCGTTATGGGCAAAGTACGAAATCCAGCAAAAGCGGGTAAAAACAGCCTACTATCAACTGGAAGACGGACAAATTATGGAATTCGACATCCATTATACTTCCGTTATCGATAATGATCCGGGATTGCACTGGTGCTTTTTCGTTCCGGTACCGGGTTCGGGTACAGAAGAAAGACTGCTGCAGAGATTGGAGCAGGACAGACAGCAGCAGCTTTAA